From the genome of Geoglobus ahangari, one region includes:
- a CDS encoding MFS transporter: MTIEGEKRGGLLFTASLVLFTLTIGVGIISPILPVIAENMGAAGVTIGLIFSAFSLSRLAFLPLFGHLSDRYGRRPMIVTGLSLYAILALLYGAARTPEQLIAVRLFHGMSSAMVMPVILAMVASASPQGQEGRYMGIANRSIFLGMSFGPLIGGALSDAFSFRLAFASMSLMSLVSLILVILNLPEVGSPERRERRRGTFNRNVIFAIIYRVLNSTGRGSVMTFLPVYGYLIGLSYTQIGLLIFTNLLVSGILQPYAGVFSDRRGFVLPVVASTVMSALILYAIPMTDKFVLLAILTTLLGFTSALALPAVSGLIAVEGKESGNLGGLMGYFSASKSLGRAVGPLIAGALYDLGGGGHEGIYLAFSVSAILTVLAGLLFWAGVRDSHQIIEME, from the coding sequence GTGACGATTGAGGGAGAAAAGAGGGGCGGTCTGCTTTTCACGGCCTCTTTGGTGCTCTTCACGCTCACGATAGGCGTTGGAATAATTTCTCCGATCCTTCCAGTCATAGCAGAGAACATGGGTGCAGCCGGAGTTACGATCGGGCTGATATTCTCCGCTTTTTCACTGTCAAGGCTCGCCTTCCTGCCCCTCTTCGGCCACCTGTCTGACAGGTACGGCAGGAGGCCCATGATCGTAACCGGCCTCAGTCTTTATGCCATCCTCGCCCTGCTATACGGAGCGGCCAGAACCCCTGAGCAGCTGATAGCAGTCAGGCTGTTCCATGGCATGTCGTCTGCGATGGTCATGCCGGTGATACTCGCGATGGTCGCTTCTGCATCCCCGCAGGGGCAGGAGGGCAGGTACATGGGCATCGCAAACAGATCGATATTCCTCGGCATGTCGTTTGGCCCGCTAATTGGAGGGGCACTTTCGGATGCGTTCAGCTTCAGGCTCGCCTTCGCCTCCATGAGCCTGATGAGCCTTGTAAGCCTCATCCTCGTCATCCTGAACCTTCCGGAGGTTGGAAGTCCGGAGAGGAGGGAGAGAAGGAGAGGGACGTTCAACAGGAACGTGATCTTCGCCATAATCTACCGGGTGCTGAACTCAACTGGGAGGGGTAGCGTCATGACCTTCCTGCCCGTCTACGGGTACCTCATAGGCCTGAGCTACACCCAGATAGGCCTGCTGATCTTCACGAACCTCCTCGTCTCCGGGATACTCCAGCCGTATGCAGGGGTGTTCTCTGACAGGAGGGGCTTCGTCCTCCCCGTCGTTGCATCCACCGTGATGTCCGCCCTGATTCTCTACGCCATTCCAATGACGGACAAATTCGTCCTGCTCGCCATTCTGACGACGCTGCTGGGGTTCACCTCGGCCTTGGCACTACCAGCGGTGAGCGGGCTGATAGCCGTTGAGGGAAAGGAGTCCGGAAACCTCGGGGGGCTGATGGGCTACTTCTCAGCGTCAAAGAGCCTCGGAAGGGCTGTGGGCCCGCTCATCGCAGGGGCGCTTTACGATCTGGGCGGTGGGGGGCATGAGGGAATATACCTCGCCTTCAGCGTCTCGGCAATCCTTACGGTGCTTGCCGGGCTGCTGTTCTGGGCAGGTGTGAGGGACTCACACCAGATTATCGAGATGGAGTGA
- a CDS encoding radical SAM protein: protein MVTGLERYGLINSGLAPAKFQIARRIEAERRDSIEDDHRQVKKEFLKVWRSYDASILEEKPAEYSFLHLKVDYLKEILRECVFCERKCRVNRYETVGFCRCGVKSYYSSEFLHFGEEPELVPSHTIFFNRCTFACVFCQNFDIVYEDDRLANPKELAMLIDIRRRQGSRNVNFVGGNPDQHAHTILETLLHVESNVPVVWNSNMYHSELLAEVIEDVVDVWLGDFKYGSDECAERYSKAKNYFATVTRNFLRAKEHGELLIRHLVMPSHVECCTEKIVRWVSRNLGRDTRFNLMFQYWPAFRAKEYPEIARRLNREEMRRALEIASLHLDNLV from the coding sequence GTGGTCACGGGCCTTGAGAGGTACGGGCTGATAAACTCCGGACTTGCCCCGGCAAAGTTCCAGATAGCCAGAAGAATCGAGGCTGAGAGGAGGGACAGCATCGAGGACGACCACAGGCAGGTCAAGAAGGAGTTTCTGAAGGTCTGGAGGAGCTACGATGCTTCCATTCTGGAGGAAAAGCCGGCGGAGTACTCTTTCCTTCACCTGAAGGTGGACTACCTGAAGGAGATTCTCAGGGAGTGCGTGTTCTGCGAGAGGAAGTGCAGGGTGAACAGGTACGAGACCGTGGGCTTCTGCAGGTGCGGGGTTAAAAGCTACTACAGCAGCGAGTTCCTGCACTTCGGAGAGGAGCCGGAGCTTGTGCCCTCCCACACCATATTCTTCAATCGCTGCACCTTCGCGTGCGTCTTCTGCCAGAACTTCGACATTGTCTACGAGGACGACCGACTGGCAAATCCAAAGGAGCTGGCCATGCTGATCGACATACGCAGGAGACAGGGCAGCAGAAACGTCAACTTTGTGGGCGGAAATCCCGATCAGCACGCGCACACCATACTCGAGACGCTGCTCCACGTTGAGTCGAACGTTCCCGTTGTGTGGAACTCCAACATGTACCACTCCGAATTGCTAGCAGAGGTTATAGAGGACGTCGTTGACGTGTGGCTCGGGGACTTCAAGTACGGCAGCGATGAGTGTGCCGAGAGGTACTCGAAGGCCAAGAACTACTTCGCAACGGTCACGAGGAACTTCCTCAGAGCCAAGGAGCACGGAGAGCTTCTGATAAGGCACCTCGTGATGCCGTCCCATGTTGAGTGCTGCACCGAAAAGATAGTGAGGTGGGTCTCCCGAAATCTGGGAAGGGATACGAGGTTCAACCTGATGTTCCAGTACTGGCCCGCGTTCAGGGCCAAGGAGTACCCGGAGATTGCGAGGAGGCTGAACAGGGAGGAGATGAGGAGGGCGCTGGAGATAGCTTCACTCCATCTCGATAATCTGGTGTGA
- a CDS encoding TldD/PmbA family protein produces MRINADEWEIYREKVVTRYVVVEDSRVKMIAEKVEYGEALRVIVDGKVAMVSGRRLSDEIADMAVKLARTSQDRLSEFPERSRVERVEVFDPSVMKTTPEELKDYGEAIASVGNISSAHFSVEYIRREIVNSNGVEVAEEESLAGVVVEAVFGSGSAYEYHESRRLDFEPESYAERALELARIDDRAEKIDPGRYTVTLSPVAVDQLLSYALYPAFYYENIRRGRSRIGELMGKEVFGGLSITDDPLLDWGVNSCSFDDEGVASRRKVLVDGGVVRGYISDFKHLPESPTGNGFREDYSSYPSTSPTNVVLDFPERGEAEGVYVHAFIGAHTSNFVSGDFSLELMNASIDGKGIKGAMIYGNVYDLLNRISHFGNKVRQVGSTVTPEIVLEGVEIKV; encoded by the coding sequence ATGAGGATAAACGCAGATGAGTGGGAGATCTACAGGGAGAAGGTGGTTACGAGGTACGTTGTTGTTGAGGACAGCAGGGTCAAGATGATCGCGGAGAAGGTGGAGTATGGAGAGGCGCTGAGGGTGATAGTGGACGGAAAGGTTGCAATGGTCTCAGGCAGGAGGCTGAGCGACGAGATCGCAGATATGGCGGTAAAGCTCGCGAGAACGTCTCAGGACAGGCTCAGCGAGTTTCCTGAGAGGAGCAGGGTGGAGAGAGTGGAGGTGTTCGATCCATCGGTCATGAAAACGACTCCCGAAGAGCTGAAGGACTACGGCGAGGCGATAGCGTCGGTTGGGAACATCTCCTCAGCCCACTTCTCGGTTGAGTACATCAGAAGGGAGATCGTGAACTCAAACGGGGTTGAGGTCGCGGAGGAGGAGAGTCTGGCAGGCGTGGTTGTTGAGGCTGTCTTTGGCAGCGGCAGTGCCTACGAGTACCACGAGTCGAGGAGGCTGGACTTCGAGCCGGAATCTTATGCGGAGAGGGCTTTAGAGCTCGCGAGAATTGACGACAGGGCCGAGAAGATAGACCCCGGAAGGTACACCGTAACCCTCTCCCCCGTGGCGGTTGACCAGCTTCTGAGCTACGCCCTTTACCCTGCATTCTACTACGAGAACATAAGGAGGGGGAGGAGCAGGATCGGAGAGCTCATGGGGAAGGAGGTATTTGGCGGGCTGAGCATCACAGACGACCCGCTCCTCGACTGGGGTGTTAACTCGTGCTCGTTCGATGACGAGGGGGTTGCGAGCAGGAGAAAGGTGCTCGTTGATGGAGGGGTTGTCAGGGGATACATCTCGGACTTCAAGCACCTCCCTGAGAGCCCGACAGGAAACGGCTTCAGGGAGGACTACAGCTCGTACCCGTCAACATCTCCAACCAACGTCGTCCTCGACTTCCCCGAAAGGGGTGAGGCCGAGGGAGTTTACGTTCACGCGTTCATCGGCGCCCACACCTCAAACTTCGTCAGCGGGGACTTCAGCCTCGAGCTCATGAACGCGAGCATCGACGGGAAGGGCATCAAGGGGGCGATGATATACGGCAACGTCTACGATCTTCTGAACAGAATCAGCCACTTTGGAAATAAGGTGAGGCAGGTTGGCAGCACGGTGACGCCGGAGATCGTGCTGGAGGGCGTGGAGATTAAGGTCTGA
- a CDS encoding TldD/PmbA family protein: MYYEIRELNSYSMQVSLEDGRLEKPKLSSFTGKSFRVLRNGFWGYYVGDADERMGLKRAEELAVHRGGSEVDPAPFTGKYVYRAKRPLEDVDIEEKVKLLRDIDERLRREGVVSRRVVYVESVRRVRVSNSEGGEVYYEVPRCGVVMQAFAKGKTLQFYSDRVMRVGGFEVVEGIADRAEEVAKIAVELSNASSPPSGEMNVIMNSSLTGVFIHEAFGHAVEGDHVLQNATILKDRVGEVVAAEDVNVYDDPTLEEFGFFPFDDEGYRAEKKTIIENGVLKGFLNSRETAKKLGGRAGNARSDGLEVPIVRMSNTYIAPGDHSLDELLEMAGEGVILYGSRGGETNPATGYFHFNAQYGFRIENGEIGEMVRDVSLSGHTLRILREIRLGREISFDPGFCGKAGQLVPVSDGGPFALVRAFVGGE; the protein is encoded by the coding sequence TTGTATTACGAGATTAGGGAACTGAACTCGTACTCAATGCAGGTGAGCCTCGAGGACGGCAGGCTCGAGAAGCCGAAGCTGTCAAGCTTCACGGGAAAGTCATTCAGGGTGCTCAGGAACGGGTTCTGGGGATACTACGTGGGAGATGCTGATGAGAGAATGGGGCTGAAGAGGGCTGAGGAGCTCGCTGTCCACAGGGGAGGGAGTGAAGTGGATCCGGCCCCCTTCACAGGAAAGTACGTTTACAGGGCCAAGAGGCCACTTGAGGACGTGGACATCGAGGAGAAGGTAAAGCTGCTGAGGGACATTGACGAGAGGCTGAGGAGAGAGGGTGTGGTCAGCAGAAGGGTCGTTTACGTCGAGTCCGTCAGGAGGGTTAGAGTATCCAACTCAGAGGGCGGGGAGGTCTACTACGAGGTGCCGAGGTGCGGCGTGGTGATGCAGGCGTTTGCGAAGGGAAAGACGCTCCAGTTCTACTCCGACAGGGTGATGAGGGTAGGTGGGTTCGAGGTTGTGGAGGGCATTGCGGACAGGGCAGAGGAGGTGGCGAAGATCGCCGTGGAGCTATCAAACGCCTCCTCACCACCTTCAGGCGAGATGAACGTGATAATGAACTCCTCTCTAACAGGCGTCTTCATTCACGAAGCTTTCGGGCATGCTGTTGAAGGAGACCACGTGCTTCAGAACGCCACGATCCTGAAGGACAGGGTTGGAGAGGTGGTGGCCGCTGAGGACGTGAACGTTTACGACGACCCGACGCTTGAGGAGTTCGGCTTCTTCCCGTTCGACGATGAGGGTTACAGGGCCGAGAAGAAGACCATAATTGAGAATGGAGTTCTGAAGGGCTTCCTCAACTCGAGGGAGACTGCCAAAAAGCTGGGGGGCAGAGCCGGGAACGCGAGGTCTGACGGGCTGGAGGTGCCCATAGTCAGGATGAGCAACACATACATCGCTCCCGGAGACCACAGCCTCGACGAGCTGCTCGAGATGGCGGGCGAGGGAGTAATCCTGTACGGCTCGAGGGGCGGGGAAACAAACCCCGCCACCGGCTACTTCCACTTCAACGCCCAGTACGGGTTCAGGATTGAGAACGGGGAGATTGGCGAGATGGTGAGGGACGTCTCGCTGAGCGGCCACACGCTCCGGATACTGAGGGAGATCAGGCTCGGCAGGGAGATCAGCTTTGACCCCGGGTTCTGCGGGAAAGCTGGACAGCTCGTCCCTGTCTCGGATGGCGGGCCCTTTGCGCTTGTCAGGGCGTTCGTGGGGGGAGAGTGA
- the arcS gene encoding archaeosine synthase subunit alpha has translation MFRIEKQDGLARLGELNGAITPHMIDLRSPGELADLVERRPPEVARELMPEAYEALVREGEVRKLVLTSQLPRSLVERIVSFRKSDPSPLYLPSLATPQNASLLIYLGADIVDNAIALRSAAEGVYLTESGSFNLSSLNELPCRCRACESRDDYDSDFHFLTDHNTIAIEREVRLARAMLKAERLRELVEVRAKANPETTAMLRIVDSSGRDLPFARFRRSKVYPTSEDSFARPEIAYYFERMLEIYSPSSPTALLIPCSARKPYSLSKTHRELRSRLGRAIRGVNEIIISSPFVAPRELELTYPILSYDTPTTGMWSEWEVQFVAERLAEMLTRFESVVAFLHGGYRRVAEKAGEIAGKDIVFVEDYGELRRVLERSGKVEFDLYHEIFRHMLSYQFGVEFEVDGVRGRYPNLEYFSRGERVARVDVRYGNLDIYGKLAEFLVEQGIYAVRIDEFDVKGMIFSRGVIEADEKIRPNDVVVYYSSSIFGVGQAVIPGSLMGEVDGKAVVSRRKYRGGV, from the coding sequence ATGTTCAGGATTGAGAAGCAGGACGGGCTTGCGAGGCTCGGAGAGCTGAATGGAGCAATAACGCCCCACATGATCGACCTCAGAAGCCCCGGGGAGCTTGCAGACCTCGTTGAAAGACGCCCTCCAGAGGTCGCGAGGGAGCTGATGCCCGAAGCATATGAGGCGCTTGTGAGGGAGGGAGAGGTGAGGAAGCTTGTTCTGACCTCCCAGCTTCCGAGGAGTCTGGTGGAGAGGATCGTTTCATTCAGAAAGTCCGATCCCTCGCCCCTCTACCTGCCCTCACTCGCGACACCGCAGAACGCTTCCCTGCTAATCTACCTCGGCGCGGACATCGTTGACAACGCCATAGCGCTGAGGAGCGCTGCGGAGGGTGTTTACCTGACCGAATCAGGGTCTTTTAACCTGAGCTCGCTAAACGAGCTGCCGTGCAGATGCAGGGCATGTGAAAGCAGGGATGACTACGACTCGGACTTCCACTTCCTCACAGACCACAACACCATCGCCATAGAGAGGGAGGTGAGGCTTGCGAGGGCGATGCTGAAGGCTGAAAGGCTGAGGGAGCTGGTGGAGGTGAGGGCAAAAGCGAACCCGGAGACGACGGCCATGCTGAGGATAGTTGACTCGTCAGGCAGAGATCTTCCCTTTGCGAGGTTCAGGAGATCCAAGGTTTACCCTACATCCGAGGACTCGTTTGCAAGGCCCGAGATTGCGTACTACTTCGAAAGGATGCTCGAAATCTATAGCCCCAGCTCTCCAACAGCCCTGCTCATCCCGTGCTCAGCGAGAAAACCCTACTCCCTCTCCAAGACTCACAGGGAACTGAGGAGCAGGCTCGGGAGAGCGATAAGGGGCGTGAACGAGATAATAATCTCCTCCCCCTTCGTTGCTCCAAGGGAGCTGGAGCTGACTTATCCAATCCTCTCCTACGACACCCCTACCACAGGGATGTGGAGCGAATGGGAGGTGCAGTTCGTTGCCGAGAGGCTGGCGGAAATGCTCACGAGGTTTGAGAGCGTTGTGGCGTTTCTGCACGGGGGGTACAGGAGGGTGGCTGAGAAGGCCGGAGAAATTGCTGGCAAGGATATAGTGTTTGTTGAAGATTACGGGGAGCTCAGGAGGGTTCTCGAGAGGTCTGGGAAGGTGGAGTTCGACCTGTATCACGAGATCTTCAGGCACATGCTCTCATACCAGTTCGGCGTTGAGTTTGAGGTCGACGGCGTGAGGGGCAGGTACCCCAACCTCGAGTATTTCTCGCGAGGAGAAAGGGTGGCGAGGGTGGACGTGAGGTACGGCAACCTCGACATATACGGCAAGCTTGCGGAGTTTCTGGTGGAGCAGGGTATCTACGCGGTCAGGATCGACGAGTTCGACGTTAAAGGTATGATCTTCTCCAGGGGAGTTATCGAGGCCGATGAGAAGATAAGGCCAAACGACGTGGTGGTTTATTACAGCTCCTCAATCTTTGGAGTGGGTCAGGCGGTCATCCCGGGGAGCCTTATGGGCGAGGTGGACGGGAAGGCCGTTGTTTCGAGGAGGAAGTACAGGGGAGGTGTTTGA
- the tgtA gene encoding tRNA guanosine(15) transglycosylase TgtA, translating to MRFEIVAKDAMGRIGRLQTPHGTVETPALLPVINPNIDFIPAHELRKYGAEMMITNSYIIYRSRNLRERALKKGLHGLLGVDMPVMTDSGSFQLMVYGDVEVTNEEIVRFQNEIGSDIVTPLDIPTPPDAEHETARKDLEETIRREREAEEIHESYGHENLLSIPIQGSTHLDLRKRSAEAANSINGDVFAVGAVVPLLDTYRFSDVAKIVLTAKSVLTPARPVHLFGAGHPMIFALYAAMGVDLFDSAAYALFAKDDRYLTPRGTLKLEELQYFPCSCPVCLSHTPEELRRMEKGERARLIAEHNLYVSFEEIRRVKQAIKSNELFELVENRIRAHPYLVQAWREIRNFIDVMERHDPSMKRVFFYLGRESLYRPAIRRHHERVLNVKVDKDEIVISSDPGVKADFYLRPAFGVVPAELMESYPAGHAEMYDDVEDEAYEVAAEGLRRFMEKHRDKRIRLVLDDRWRRFVNVQD from the coding sequence ATGCGCTTTGAGATAGTGGCGAAAGACGCGATGGGGAGAATTGGCAGGCTTCAAACTCCCCACGGGACTGTTGAGACTCCCGCTCTTCTTCCCGTCATAAATCCGAACATCGATTTCATTCCCGCTCACGAGCTCAGGAAGTACGGGGCGGAGATGATGATCACGAACTCCTACATCATCTACCGGAGCAGGAACCTCAGAGAGAGGGCGCTGAAAAAAGGGTTGCACGGCCTGCTTGGTGTGGACATGCCAGTGATGACCGACAGCGGGAGCTTTCAGCTGATGGTCTACGGCGACGTTGAGGTGACAAACGAGGAGATCGTGAGGTTCCAGAACGAGATAGGCAGCGACATAGTCACCCCTCTCGACATCCCAACCCCGCCTGATGCCGAGCATGAGACGGCGAGAAAGGATCTTGAGGAGACCATCAGGAGGGAGAGGGAGGCTGAGGAGATTCATGAGAGCTACGGGCATGAGAACCTCCTGTCTATACCCATTCAGGGCTCCACGCACCTCGACCTGAGGAAGAGGTCTGCGGAGGCTGCGAACAGCATAAACGGGGACGTTTTCGCTGTTGGGGCTGTCGTGCCACTCCTCGACACCTACCGCTTTTCTGATGTGGCAAAAATCGTCCTGACTGCCAAGTCTGTCCTCACGCCCGCAAGGCCCGTGCACCTTTTCGGCGCGGGGCATCCGATGATCTTCGCCCTCTACGCGGCGATGGGCGTGGATCTTTTCGACTCCGCTGCCTACGCACTGTTCGCCAAGGACGACAGGTACCTCACGCCTCGCGGCACGCTAAAGCTCGAGGAGCTGCAGTACTTCCCCTGCTCATGCCCGGTCTGCCTGTCGCACACACCCGAGGAGCTCAGGAGGATGGAGAAGGGGGAGAGGGCGAGGCTCATAGCCGAGCACAACCTCTACGTGAGCTTCGAGGAGATCAGGAGGGTCAAGCAGGCGATAAAGAGCAACGAGCTTTTCGAGCTCGTGGAGAACAGGATAAGGGCTCACCCCTACCTCGTTCAGGCTTGGAGGGAGATCAGAAACTTCATAGACGTCATGGAGAGGCACGACCCCTCAATGAAGCGCGTCTTCTTCTACCTCGGGAGGGAGAGCCTCTACAGGCCAGCGATCAGAAGACACCACGAGAGGGTTCTGAACGTTAAGGTGGATAAGGACGAGATAGTCATCTCCTCAGATCCCGGCGTTAAAGCGGACTTCTACCTCCGCCCGGCGTTTGGTGTTGTTCCAGCCGAGCTCATGGAGAGCTATCCAGCCGGACACGCGGAGATGTATGATGATGTAGAGGACGAGGCGTATGAGGTTGCGGCAGAGGGGCTGAGGAGGTTCATGGAGAAGCACAGGGACAAGAGGATAAGGCTGGTGCTGGACGACAGGTGGAGGAGGTTCGTTAATGTTCAGGATTGA
- a CDS encoding cytochrome c biogenesis protein produces MQKEAVLAVIAVAMFVFAIYNAMSLPSSPSPILRDNYRIIFFHLPAAITSFFAFTVTLISSILYLLKNDHRFDIIAKNSAKGGFFLITAALVSGSVWANVAWGTFWNWDPRETTVLILWFVYAAYFALRESIDSPSDRARTSAIYSIFAYITVPLSYLSSQIFFSLHPKVEALDVKIGMPLGIAITSFILLFIAYLMVNYRLDKLEEVVMGE; encoded by the coding sequence ATGCAAAAGGAGGCGGTGCTCGCGGTTATTGCTGTCGCCATGTTCGTCTTCGCGATATACAACGCAATGTCGCTCCCGTCCTCACCGTCACCGATTCTTAGGGACAACTACCGCATAATCTTCTTCCACCTCCCAGCGGCGATCACATCTTTCTTCGCCTTCACGGTAACTCTCATATCGTCCATCCTCTACCTTTTGAAGAACGACCACCGCTTCGACATCATCGCTAAAAACTCCGCGAAGGGCGGGTTCTTTCTGATAACTGCCGCCCTCGTGAGCGGAAGCGTGTGGGCAAACGTTGCATGGGGCACGTTCTGGAACTGGGATCCGAGGGAGACCACCGTCCTCATCCTGTGGTTCGTCTACGCCGCATACTTCGCCCTCAGGGAGAGCATAGACTCTCCCTCAGACAGGGCCAGAACCTCTGCCATCTACTCAATCTTCGCCTACATCACCGTGCCCCTCAGCTACCTCTCCTCCCAGATCTTCTTCTCCCTGCACCCCAAGGTCGAGGCGCTTGATGTTAAGATAGGCATGCCCCTCGGGATTGCGATAACATCCTTCATCCTGCTCTTCATCGCTTACCTCATGGTCAACTACAGGTTGGACAAGCTTGAGGAGGTGGTTATGGGTGAGTGA
- the ilvA gene encoding threonine ammonia-lyase, giving the protein MDLVEEIAARAEEARRVISEHVYLTPVDYSDALSEALGADVFLKLENLQKTGSFKIRGALYKVYKIRNDVQGVVAASAGNHALGVAYASRVFGLECVVVMPEFATIAKVEAARRLGAEVVLHGAIYDDAERRAREIAEERGFAFVHPFDDPDIIAGQGTVGLEIAEQLGDVDVVVVPVGGGGLISGISAVLKKINPDVRIVGVEPENAPKFRTSLKAGRIERVEIRPTIADGLVTKRPGKTTFQIVRRLVDSVIAVSEDEIAGAIHFLLEREKVLAEGAGAAGVAALLSDRLDVDGRVAVVVSGGNIDLTAIYRLIIRGLANSGRLAVIRGYVPDSPGKLSEITGIIAAHRGNIIDVIHHREDLRAPAWHTALQIVVEVESSETLDRILEELRGRGYTFERM; this is encoded by the coding sequence ATGGATCTGGTGGAGGAGATAGCGGCACGCGCCGAGGAGGCGAGGAGGGTAATCTCCGAGCACGTTTATCTGACTCCAGTTGACTACAGCGACGCCCTGAGCGAGGCCCTTGGGGCTGACGTCTTCCTGAAGCTCGAGAACCTGCAGAAGACTGGGAGCTTCAAGATAAGGGGTGCGCTGTACAAGGTCTACAAGATCAGGAATGACGTGCAGGGGGTTGTGGCAGCGTCTGCCGGAAACCACGCGCTCGGTGTTGCGTACGCTTCGAGGGTGTTCGGGCTCGAGTGCGTTGTGGTCATGCCCGAGTTCGCGACGATAGCTAAAGTAGAGGCTGCGAGGAGGCTTGGAGCTGAGGTGGTGCTCCACGGGGCAATTTACGACGATGCGGAGAGGAGGGCGAGGGAGATAGCCGAGGAGAGGGGCTTCGCGTTCGTTCACCCCTTCGACGACCCGGACATCATAGCGGGCCAGGGAACAGTTGGGCTGGAGATTGCCGAGCAGCTTGGAGATGTGGACGTTGTAGTCGTGCCTGTTGGCGGTGGAGGGCTGATCTCCGGAATTTCGGCGGTGCTGAAAAAAATCAACCCTGACGTCAGGATTGTCGGTGTTGAGCCCGAAAATGCCCCAAAGTTCAGAACGTCTCTGAAGGCGGGCAGAATCGAGAGGGTTGAGATAAGGCCAACGATTGCCGACGGTCTCGTCACAAAAAGACCCGGCAAGACGACGTTTCAGATCGTCAGAAGGCTTGTTGACTCTGTGATCGCGGTTAGCGAGGACGAGATTGCCGGGGCAATTCACTTCCTGCTCGAGAGGGAGAAGGTTCTCGCTGAGGGTGCGGGTGCGGCCGGAGTTGCGGCTCTTCTGAGCGACAGGCTGGATGTGGACGGCAGGGTGGCTGTGGTGGTCTCGGGCGGCAACATCGACCTGACAGCCATCTACCGCCTTATAATCAGGGGTCTGGCGAACTCCGGAAGGCTGGCGGTTATAAGGGGCTACGTTCCCGACTCCCCCGGAAAGCTCAGCGAGATAACAGGAATAATTGCGGCTCACAGGGGCAACATAATCGACGTGATCCACCACAGGGAGGACCTCAGAGCACCTGCGTGGCATACCGCCCTTCAGATAGTCGTGGAGGTCGAATCCTCAGAGACTCTGGACAGAATCCTCGAGGAGCTGAGGGGCAGGGGCTACACCTTTGAGCGAATGTGA